The following proteins are co-located in the Pochonia chlamydosporia 170 chromosome 6, whole genome shotgun sequence genome:
- a CDS encoding NAP family protein (similar to Metarhizium acridum CQMa 102 XP_007806815.1): MSAENIDIPVYYEQLDDIEDDFEQVDLEILRQQDKMTRDLYAKREKIISQIPNFWPLVFEHAPPEIDEYIQPTDAAVIVAGLKNVSVERFELPSGSPRSVSIKFEFSENEYFEDKTIEKKFWWRYAKDGWSGYVSEPVEINWKADKDLTNGLLTLAKKVFEDDKAGKVGQETENKKKLLEKLENKSLDDISFFNFFGFRGRFISEEESREAEKVENDKRTARKEGKEVEEEKMDEDEEEDDGEYEYEIFPNGDDVALAIAEDLWPGAIRYFQEGEELAALSDMDFEDDDEDEDEEMGEGAEENPSKKRKA; the protein is encoded by the exons ATGTCTGCTGAAAACATTGATATCCCCGTCTACTACGAGCAGCTCGACGACATCGAGGATGACTTCGAGCAGGTCGATCTTGAGATCT TGCGCCAGCAGGACAAGATGACCCGTGACCTCTACGCCAAGCGTGAGAAGATCATCTCTCAGATCCCCAACTTCTGGCCTCTCGTCTTCGAGCACGCCCCTCCTGAGATTGACGAGTACATCCAGCCCACCGATGCTGCCGTCATTGTCGCCGGCCTCAAGAACGTCTCTGTTGAGCGCTTTGAGCTCCCCAGCGGCAGCCCCCGCAGCGTCTCAATCAAGTTTGAGTTCTCTGAGAACGAGTACTTCGAGGACAAGACCATTGAGAAGAAGTTCTGGTGGCGCTACGCCAAGGACGGCTGGTCCGGCTATGTCTCCGAGCCCGTTGAGATCAACTGGAAAGCAGACAAGGACCTGACCAACGGTCTGCTCACCCTCGCCAAGAAGGTCTTCGAGGACGACAAGGCCGGCAAGGTTGGCCAGGAGAccgagaacaagaagaagctgctcgagaagctcgagaaCAAGAGCCTCGACGacatcagcttcttcaacttcttcggCTTCCGCGGCCGCTTCATCTCCGAGGAGGAGAGCCGAGAGGCTGAGAAGGTCGAGAACGATAAGCGCACGGCTCGCAAGGAGGGCAAGGAAgtcgaagaggagaagatggacgaggatgaggaggaggacgatgGCGAGTACGAGTACGAGATCTTCCCCAacggtgatgatgtcgccCTCGCCATTGCTGAGGACCTCTGGCCCGGTGCCATCCGCTACTTCC AGGAAGGTGAGGAGCTCGCTGCCCTCAGCGACATGGACTttgaggacgacgacgaggatgaggatgaggagatgGGCGAGGGTGCTGAGGAGAACCCTagcaagaagcgcaaggcttaG
- a CDS encoding HypA-like protein (similar to Metarhizium acridum CQMa 102 XP_007806814.1), which yields MASSTRIVIPASDTGLWRGKQTDEAAKTVSDLLQEDLEKHHVFFNPSGFHNHLVHQLLTLYSTNASPSTIQSAYAANKTYQLSHIPTRPNVVHDLQTDWTAHAPSYLGRGKHYSDFLAFFQAEIDKHGWEAVIAEYLCADTPKARDIVQRLFAGVVHPMIELSYGLEFEQPAIIAEGLAQAAIHRNVMKEFYDKVDEAVAVVDQSGVEVKRRGLSEICENIKRDHEKLAGSASWSDENRLYDGVLGRGLSDAVALCAQIRVTEGELEERVAEILHHNAYVAASAAWKPPHMPKYDFFLIHSLNSSPFLLSLNKECISTAAKIRIIEHKMRYDVVQYIARGVPPLSPSFIKKYVPEEKPVSKPEDLIPRFHKIIDDGHLIKVVRSLLLAQDVSRKWKGREWVRLDGEEDWIKAHYMLLKGVEGQETLWVRSSGFEEAWEGVAKL from the exons ATGGCGAGTTCTACGCGCATCGTCATCCCGGCGAGTGACACGGGGTTATGGCGGGGGAAGCAGACGGACGAGGCGGCCAAGACGGTCTCTGATCTTTTGCAGGAAGATTTAGAG AAACATCACGTCTTTTTCAACCCGTCCGGGTTTCACAACCAT CTCGTCCATCAACTCCTCACCCTCTACAGCACCAACGCCTCCCCATCAACCATCCAGTCCGCCTACGCCGCCAACAAAACCTACCAGCTATCCCACATCCCAACCCGCCCCAACGTCGTCCACGACCTGCAAACCGACTGGACCGCCCACGCACCCAGCTACCTCGGCCGCGGCAAACACTACTCCGACTTCCTGGCCTTCTTCCAGGCCGAAATCGACAAGCACGGCTGGGAGGCCGTCATCGCCGAGTATCTATGCGCAGACACACCCAAGGCACGAGACATTGTGCAGCGCCTCTTTGCGGGCGTGGTCCACCCCATGATTGAGCTGAGCTACGGGCTGGAATTCGAGCAGCCTGCCATTATAGCGGAGGGACTTGCCCAGGCTGCTATTCACAGAAACGTCATGAAGGAGTTTTATGACAAGGTCGATGAggcggtggcggtggtggacCAGTCTGGCGTGGAAGTTAAGCGGAGAGGTCTGTCGGAAATATGTGAGAATATTAAGCGAGATCATGAGAAGTTGGCGGGGAGTGCATCGTGGAGCGATGAGAATCGATTGTATGATGGTGTTCTTGGCCGTGGGTTGAGTGATGCTGTTGCGCTGTGTGCGCAGATCCGCGTCACGGAAGGGGAATTGGAAGAGCGAGTCGCAGAGATACTGCATCATAATGCGTATGTTGCGGCCAGTGCGGCATGGAAACCGCCTCATATGCCGAAATACGACTTTTTCCTAAT TCACAGTTTGAATTCGTCACCCTTTTTGTTATCGCTCAACAAGGAGTGTATCTCGACAGCAGCCAAGATTCGCATAATCGAACATAAAATGCGGTATGATGTGGTTCAGTATATTGCGAGGGGCGTGCCGCCTCTCTCGCCGTCCTTTATCAAGAAATATGTGCCGGAGGAGAAGCCCGTGTCCAAGCCAGAGGACCTGATTCCACGGTTTCACAAGATCATCGATGACGGGCACCTCATCAAGGTGGTGAGGTCGTTGCTTTTGGCGCAGGATGTGTCGCGGAAGTGGAAGGGCAGAGAGTGGGTGAGgctggatggggaggaggattggATCAAGGCGCATTATATGCTGTTGAAGGGGGTGGAGGGCCAGGAGACGCTTTGGGTGAGGAGTTCGGGGTTTGAGGAGGCGTGGGAGGGGGTTGCGAAGTTGTGA
- a CDS encoding L-PSP endoribonuclease family protein (similar to Talaromyces stipitatus ATCC 10500 XP_002482975.1) codes for MPTPKFTSYPGIGEWAAQNLHYSQAVRVGDFIKCSGQGGWNAKSPEIDFANLIPASLEDEIDQAFENCDFNLKNAGGKGWAQVYKVVTYATDVHAAHERIVYNLRKWMPGGGPIWTELGVRELGLKEMRFEIDVEAYDGSQ; via the exons ATGCCAACCCCCAAATTCACCAGCTACCCCGGCATAGGCGAATGGGCTGCCCAAAACCTGCACTACAGCCAAGCCGTCCGTGTAGGCGATTTCATAAAGTGCTCCGGCCAAG GCGGGTGGAATGCGAAGAGTCCAGAAATCGACTTTGCAAACCTCATACCTGCCAGCTTAGAGGACGAGATAGACCAAGCTTTCGAAAACTGCGACTTTAATCTGAAGAATGCAGGCGGGAAGGGATGGGCGCAGGTGTACAAGGTGGTTACGTACGCGACTGATGTTCATGCCGCGCATGAGAGGATCGTGTATAATTTGAGGAAGTGGATGCCGGGGGGTGGGCCGATATGGACGGAATTGGGGGTTCGGGAGTTGGGACTGAAGGAGATGAGGTTTGAGATTGATGTGGAGGCTTATGACGGTAGTCAGTAG